Proteins encoded by one window of Vitis riparia cultivar Riparia Gloire de Montpellier isolate 1030 chromosome 11, EGFV_Vit.rip_1.0, whole genome shotgun sequence:
- the LOC117924620 gene encoding NADP-dependent malic enzyme: protein MESTLKDIRDGASVLDLDAKATVGGGVEDLYGEDFATEDQLVTPWTVSVASGYSLLRDPRHNKGLAFNEKERDAHYLCGLLPPVVSTQELQERKLMNTIRQYQVPLQKYMAMMDLQERNERLFYKLLIDNVEELLPVVYTPTVGEACQKYGSIFRRPQGLYISLKEKGKILEVLKNWPERRIQVIVVTDGERILGLGDLGCQGMGIPVGKLSLYTALGGVRPSACLPITIDVGTNNEKLLANEFYIGLKQRRATGKEYSDFLQEFMSAVKQNYGEKVLIQFEDFANHNAFDLLAKYGTTHLVFNDDIQGTASVVLAGIVSALRLLGGTLADHKFLFLGAGEAGTGIAELIALEMSKQTKCPIEETRKKIWLVDSKGLIVGSRKDSLQQFKKPWAHEHEPVKDLLHAVKVIKPTVLIGSSGVGKAFTKEVIEAMASCNEKPLILALSNPTSQSECTAEEAYTWTQGRAIFASGSPFDPVEYNGKTFVPGQANNAYIFPGLGMGLVMSGAIRVHDEMLLAASEALARQVTQENFDKGLIYPPFSNIRKISANIAANVAAKAYELGLATRLPQPENLVKYAESCMYSPVYRSYR, encoded by the exons atggagAGCACGTTGAAGGACATAAGAGATGGCGCTTCGGTGCTGGACCTGGACGCAAAGGCCACCGTGGGTGGTGGCGTTGAGGACTTGTACGGGGAGGATTTTGCCACTGAGGACCAGCTCGTCACCCCTTGGACTGTTTCCGTTGCCAG TGGGTATTCGTTGTTGAGGGATCCTCGCCACAACAAGGGTCTTGCATTCAATGAAAAAGAGAGGGATGCGCACTACTTATGTGGTCTTCTACCTCCAGTAGTTTCCACCCAAGAACTTCAG GAGAGGAAATTGATGAACACTATTCGTCAATATCAAGTTCCTTTGCAAAAGTACATGGCCATGATGGACCTTCAG GAAAGGAATGAAAGGCTGTTCTACAAGCTTCTCATTGATAATGTTGAGGAATTGCTCCCGGTTGTCTACACTCCAACTGTTGGTGAGGCTTGCCAGAAATATGGGAGCATCTTCAGGCGCCCACAGGGTCTTTAcataagtttgaaagaaaa GGGAAAGATTCTGGAGGTATTGAAGAACTGGCCTGAGAGGAGAATTCAAGTTATTGTCGTCACTGATGGTGAGCGGATTCTGGGACTTGGGGACCTTGGTTGCCAG GGGATGGGGATACCTGTAGGGAAACTTTCTCTGTATACAGCACTTGGAGGTGTTCGTCCTTCAGCA TGCTTGCCTATAACCATTGATGTGGGAACAAACAATGAAAAGCTATTGGCGAATGAGTTCTATATTGGTCTCAAACAACGGAGAGCAACTGGGAAG GAATACTCTGACTTTCTGCAAGAGTTCATGTCCGCTGTCAAGCAGAACTATGGAGAAAAAGTTCTTATACAG TTTGAAGATTTTGCAAACCATAATGCTTTTGACCTGCTTGCAAAATACGGCACAACTCATCTCGTCTTCAATGATGATATACAG GGAACGGCATCTGTGGTTCTTGCAGGGATAGTTTCAGCACTGCGGTTACTTGGTGGTACTTTGGCCGATCACAAATTTTTGTTCCTTGGTGCTGGAGAA GCTGGAACTGGGATAGCAGAGCTTATAGCTCTTGAGATGTCGAAACAG ACAAAATGTCCTATAGAAGAGACCAGAAAGAAGATTTGGCTTGTGGATTCAAAG GGTTTAATTGTTGGCTCCCGTAAGGATTCACTTCAACAATTTAAGAAGCCATGGGCTCATGAACATGAACCTGTTAAGGATCTTTTACATGCTGTCAAG gtgatcaagccaactGTCTTGATTGGATCATCGGGAGTAGGAAAAGCATTTACAAAGGAGGTTATTGAGGCCATGGCATCCTGCAATGAG AAACCTCTCATTCTGGCTCTCTCCAACCCAACCTCACAATCAGAGTGTACAGCTGAAGAAGCTTACACTTGGACTCAGG gTCGTGCAATTTTTGCTAGCGGAAGTCCATTTGACCCGGTTGAATACAATGGCAAAACTTTTGTTCCTGGACAG GCTAACAATGCTTACATCTTTCCTGGATTGGGTATGGGCTTGGTTATGTCTGGTGCTATCCGCGTTCATGACGAGATGCTTCTTGCAGCCT CGGAAGCCTTGGCCAGGCAAGTAACACAAGAAAACTTTGACAAGGGCTTGATTTACCCACCATTCTCCAATATCAGGAAAATATCAGCCAACATTGCTGCTAATGTAGCTGCAAAGGCATATGAACTTG GTTTGGCGACCCGGCTCCCTCAACCTGAGAATCTTGTGAAGTATGCTGAGAGCTGCATGTACTCTCCTGTGTACCGCAGTTACCGGTGA